One Micromonospora sp. WMMD1120 genomic region harbors:
- a CDS encoding DUF2231 domain-containing protein, translating to MESRLKVLGHPVHPMLVMFPVALLVTAVLFDVVDTVGGPDFLGEVAYWNITVGLIGGLLAAAAGSFDLLAIPTGTRAKRVGLLHAAANVAVILLFAAVWAVRLNAESRAAGGALIAIEVVAVAILGISAWLGGELVDRLGVGVDPDAGLDAPSSLRPPAAAQRIGEVR from the coding sequence ATGGAGAGCCGACTCAAGGTGCTGGGCCACCCGGTCCATCCGATGCTGGTGATGTTCCCGGTCGCCCTGCTGGTCACCGCGGTGCTGTTCGACGTGGTGGACACCGTGGGCGGTCCCGACTTCCTCGGCGAGGTCGCGTACTGGAACATCACCGTCGGCCTGATCGGCGGTCTGCTGGCCGCGGCGGCCGGCTCGTTCGACCTGCTGGCGATCCCGACCGGCACCCGCGCCAAGCGGGTGGGTCTGTTGCACGCGGCCGCCAACGTCGCGGTGATCCTGCTCTTCGCCGCGGTGTGGGCGGTCCGGCTCAACGCGGAATCCCGGGCCGCCGGTGGCGCGCTGATCGCCATCGAGGTGGTGGCGGTGGCCATCCTCGGCATCAGCGCCTGGCTCGGTGGCGAGCTGGTCGATCGGCTCGGTGTCGGCGTGGACCCGGACGCCGGCCTGGACGCGCCCAGCTCACTGCGGCCGCCCGCGGCCGCCCAGCGGATCGGAGAGGTGCGATGA
- a CDS encoding glycosyltransferase family 9 protein: MVTPTLLGPTAERLPDVRRIAVLRANALGDFIFVLPALDALRNAYPSAEIVLLGAPWHAKLWRDRPGPVDRVLVVPPAPGIRTPDPGEPESSMDEFVAAATEAAFDVAVQAHGGGANSNPLISRLGARLTIGLRADDAPPLDRWLRYVYYQHEVIRYLELVALAGAPATTIVPTLAVTDADRAEAARVLGPAVRPRVALHPGASDTRRRWPAERFAEVARALHEDGYEVLVTGTPAEQEVVDRVVAAAQAPVRPQVGTLSLGGLVGCYADCALVVSNDTGPLHLAAAVDTPTVGIFWVGNLINTANPLRGRHRPICSWTVHCPVCGVDCTPGIYPDRPGDGECPHRDSFVTDVPVAEVRAAARELLSA; the protein is encoded by the coding sequence GTGGTCACCCCGACCCTGCTCGGCCCGACCGCCGAGCGCCTTCCCGACGTGCGGCGGATCGCCGTGCTGCGCGCCAACGCGCTCGGCGACTTCATCTTCGTGCTACCGGCGCTCGACGCGTTGCGCAACGCGTACCCCTCGGCGGAGATCGTGTTGCTCGGGGCGCCGTGGCACGCGAAGCTCTGGCGCGACCGGCCCGGCCCGGTGGACCGGGTGCTCGTGGTGCCGCCGGCGCCGGGCATCCGTACGCCCGATCCGGGCGAGCCGGAGTCGTCAATGGACGAGTTCGTGGCCGCCGCCACCGAGGCGGCCTTCGACGTGGCGGTGCAGGCCCACGGCGGCGGGGCCAACTCGAACCCGCTGATCAGTCGTCTCGGCGCCCGGCTCACCATCGGGCTGCGAGCCGACGACGCCCCGCCGCTGGACCGGTGGCTCCGCTACGTCTACTACCAGCACGAGGTGATCCGTTATCTGGAGCTGGTGGCGCTGGCCGGAGCGCCGGCCACCACCATCGTGCCGACGCTGGCGGTGACCGACGCCGACCGGGCCGAGGCGGCCCGGGTGCTCGGGCCGGCGGTCCGACCCCGGGTGGCGTTACATCCGGGCGCCAGCGACACCCGCCGTCGTTGGCCCGCGGAACGGTTCGCCGAGGTGGCCCGCGCCCTGCACGAGGACGGTTACGAGGTGCTGGTCACCGGCACGCCCGCCGAGCAGGAGGTGGTGGACCGGGTCGTCGCCGCGGCCCAGGCGCCGGTACGACCACAGGTGGGCACGCTCAGCCTCGGCGGGCTGGTCGGTTGCTACGCCGACTGCGCGCTCGTCGTCTCGAACGACACCGGCCCCCTGCACCTGGCCGCCGCCGTCGACACGCCCACGGTGGGGATCTTCTGGGTCGGCAACCTGATCAACACGGCGAACCCGCTGCGGGGACGGCACCGGCCGATCTGCTCCTGGACGGTGCACTGCCCGGTCTGCGGTGTGGACTGCACGCCCGGCATCTATCCCGACCGGCCCGGCGACGGGGAGTGCCCGCACCGGGACTCGTTCGTCACCGACGTCCCGGTGGCCGAGGTGCGGGCAGCCGCCCGCGAGCTGCTCAGCGCCTAG
- the rfaE2 gene encoding D-glycero-beta-D-manno-heptose 1-phosphate adenylyltransferase gives MAGAAAEQRRLATVVESWLGRPVLIVGDAMLDEWRFAESDRLCREAPAPVLTLRRRISAAGGAANTAVNVAALGGRAVLVAPVGADVAGDELHDCLDRAGVWDRTVNQPGRPTPVKRRMLAGNQILLREDSGDPDDALDPEGVDRLLTALSCATEELRAAAGGEAPTLVVCDYGLGALPAPVRAWLVENRERYATVALDAHDLADWRGLAPTVVTPSFAEATRLLARAGGRARPTGGPDLHLEHPDGDRVDGPSEMTAGVAPGGVRADDATAPALDDRQGPVGEPTPGESRVALTGDGLSVTGTGVTVNTQAGEGVDRAVLAESRLAELRAHTGADVVAVTLDTEGAVVGGVDGEPRRSHSTPVPASHAVGAGDAYLAAMTLALAADAPLPTAAQLAQLAATITVSDTGTCVCRRDDLLAALDQPTGTTSHPGLVGGDELDAIVAEHREAGRSVVFTNGCFDVLHRGHVRYLEQARALGDLLIVAVNSDGSVRRLKGPDRPVNPVEDRGALLAALSCVDHVVVFEEDSPAALIEAVRPDVYVKGGDYPPELVPEAPLVRRLGGQVRTLGYVPDRSTSAIIERIRSHSRDASAQVAPDEPLRARTQAS, from the coding sequence ATGGCAGGAGCAGCAGCGGAACAGCGCCGGCTCGCCACCGTCGTGGAGAGCTGGCTCGGACGCCCAGTCCTGATCGTCGGTGACGCCATGTTGGACGAGTGGCGGTTCGCCGAGTCCGACCGGCTCTGCCGGGAGGCGCCCGCCCCGGTCCTCACCCTGCGTCGACGAATCTCCGCCGCTGGCGGGGCCGCGAACACCGCCGTCAACGTCGCCGCCCTCGGTGGCCGTGCGGTGCTGGTGGCACCGGTCGGCGCCGACGTCGCCGGCGACGAACTGCACGACTGCCTGGACCGGGCCGGCGTCTGGGACCGAACCGTCAACCAGCCCGGACGGCCGACCCCGGTGAAGCGGCGGATGCTGGCCGGTAACCAGATCCTGCTGCGCGAGGACTCCGGCGACCCGGACGACGCCCTCGACCCCGAGGGCGTGGATCGGCTGCTCACCGCCCTGAGCTGCGCCACCGAGGAGCTACGCGCCGCCGCCGGTGGGGAGGCCCCGACGCTGGTGGTCTGCGACTACGGCCTGGGCGCGCTGCCCGCGCCGGTCCGCGCGTGGCTCGTCGAGAACCGCGAGCGGTACGCCACTGTCGCGCTGGACGCCCACGACCTGGCCGACTGGCGAGGGCTCGCGCCGACTGTCGTCACTCCCAGCTTCGCCGAGGCGACCCGGCTGCTCGCCCGCGCCGGTGGACGGGCCCGACCGACGGGTGGACCCGACCTGCACCTGGAACACCCCGACGGCGACCGGGTCGACGGGCCGTCCGAGATGACGGCGGGGGTGGCCCCGGGTGGCGTACGCGCCGACGACGCGACAGCGCCGGCGCTCGACGACCGTCAGGGACCGGTCGGCGAACCCACGCCGGGTGAGAGCCGGGTGGCCCTGACCGGCGACGGGCTCAGCGTCACCGGCACCGGAGTCACGGTGAACACGCAGGCCGGCGAGGGGGTCGACCGGGCGGTCCTGGCCGAGTCGCGCCTGGCCGAGCTGCGCGCGCACACCGGCGCCGACGTGGTCGCGGTGACCCTGGACACCGAGGGTGCGGTGGTCGGCGGCGTCGACGGGGAGCCGCGGCGTAGTCACAGCACCCCGGTCCCGGCGAGTCACGCCGTGGGCGCCGGTGACGCGTATCTGGCGGCGATGACGTTGGCCCTGGCCGCCGACGCCCCGCTGCCCACCGCCGCCCAGCTCGCCCAGTTGGCGGCCACCATCACCGTCTCGGACACCGGCACCTGCGTGTGCCGGCGGGACGACCTGCTCGCCGCCCTCGACCAACCGACCGGAACAACGAGTCATCCCGGGCTGGTCGGCGGCGACGAGTTGGACGCGATAGTCGCCGAGCACCGCGAGGCGGGACGGTCGGTGGTCTTCACCAACGGCTGCTTCGACGTGCTGCACCGTGGGCACGTGCGCTACCTGGAGCAGGCCCGCGCCCTGGGCGACCTGCTGATCGTGGCGGTCAACTCGGACGGCAGCGTACGACGGCTGAAGGGCCCGGACCGGCCGGTCAACCCGGTCGAGGACCGTGGGGCGCTGCTCGCCGCGCTCTCCTGCGTGGACCACGTGGTGGTCTTCGAGGAGGACTCGCCCGCCGCGCTGATCGAGGCGGTCCGACCGGACGTGTACGTCAAGGGCGGCGACTATCCGCCGGAGCTGGTGCCGGAGGCGCCGCTGGTACGCCGGCTGGGCGGCCAGGTACGCACCCTGGGCTACGTGCCGGACCGGTCCACCTCGGCGATCATCGAGCGGATCCGGTCGCACAGCCGGGACGCGTCCGCGCAGGTAGCGCCCGACGAGCCGCTGCGCGCCCGTACCCAGGCGTCGTGA
- a CDS encoding MDR family MFS transporter, whose amino-acid sequence MTEASAAPVLNRQQIRLLMVGLMTGMLLAALDQTIVGTALPTIVGELGGINHYSWVVTAYLLASTASTPLYGKMADLYGRRPVFLFSIGTFLVGSLLAGLSQNMTQLIATRGIQGLGAGGLLTLAFTIISDVVSPRERGRYQGLFGAVFGISSVAGPLVGGYFAETDWRWIFYINVPLAILAIVVCYHVMRLIPFERRDHSIDWLGAGLLVAGVSSLLLALSWGGNEYPWGSGVIIGLIVAGAVLGVLFVVQEARVAEPILPLRLFRSATFALANGAGFVLGLVMFGSIIFIPLYLQIVKGASPTRSGLLMLPMMAGIIVTSIITGRAMSRIGRYKWFPVAGSATLVVGMLLFTQLHVGTSLWLAFGFMVVIGVGLGLCMQSLVLAVQNAVSVRDLGAGTSSATFFRSLGGSFGVAILGTLLSSRLSSQLADRLPGAIAQLPPEQRAAVAASGGTNISINDPASIMALPDAVRAAIQESFVGSLHLVFLTAGLIAILAVLVTLAMPNSVLRGAGPQGATGGADPLGGKAPSPGGKPLTRESKDEAAADMEAKSQTMI is encoded by the coding sequence ATGACCGAAGCCTCCGCCGCGCCGGTGCTGAACCGTCAGCAGATCCGGCTGCTCATGGTCGGCCTGATGACCGGCATGTTGTTGGCCGCGCTCGACCAGACGATCGTCGGTACGGCACTGCCGACGATCGTCGGCGAGCTGGGCGGAATCAACCACTACTCGTGGGTGGTCACCGCGTACCTGCTCGCCTCCACCGCGTCGACGCCGCTCTACGGCAAGATGGCCGACCTGTACGGGCGCCGCCCGGTCTTCCTCTTCTCGATCGGCACGTTCCTGGTCGGGTCGTTGCTGGCCGGGCTGTCGCAGAACATGACCCAGTTGATCGCCACCCGGGGCATCCAGGGTCTCGGCGCCGGTGGTCTGCTGACGCTCGCGTTCACCATCATCTCGGACGTGGTGTCGCCCCGTGAGCGTGGCCGCTACCAGGGACTGTTCGGCGCGGTCTTCGGCATCTCCTCGGTCGCCGGGCCGCTGGTCGGTGGTTACTTCGCGGAGACCGACTGGCGGTGGATCTTCTATATCAACGTGCCGCTGGCGATCCTGGCCATCGTGGTGTGTTACCACGTGATGCGGCTGATCCCGTTCGAACGACGGGACCACTCGATCGACTGGCTCGGCGCCGGCCTGCTGGTCGCCGGGGTGAGCAGTCTGCTGCTGGCGCTGAGCTGGGGTGGCAACGAGTACCCGTGGGGCTCCGGGGTGATCATCGGCCTCATCGTCGCGGGCGCGGTGCTCGGCGTGCTCTTCGTGGTGCAGGAGGCCCGGGTCGCCGAGCCGATCCTGCCGCTGCGGCTGTTCCGCAGCGCCACGTTCGCGCTGGCCAACGGGGCCGGCTTCGTGCTCGGTCTGGTGATGTTCGGGTCGATCATCTTCATCCCGCTGTATCTGCAGATCGTCAAGGGGGCCTCACCGACCCGGAGCGGTCTGCTGATGCTGCCGATGATGGCGGGCATCATCGTCACCTCGATCATCACCGGCCGGGCGATGAGCCGGATCGGCCGGTACAAGTGGTTCCCGGTGGCCGGGTCGGCGACCCTGGTGGTGGGCATGTTGCTCTTCACCCAGCTGCACGTCGGCACGTCGCTCTGGCTGGCGTTCGGGTTCATGGTGGTGATCGGCGTCGGCCTGGGTCTCTGCATGCAGTCGCTGGTCCTCGCGGTGCAGAACGCGGTCTCCGTCCGGGACCTCGGCGCCGGTACGTCCTCGGCGACGTTCTTCCGGTCGCTGGGTGGCTCGTTCGGGGTGGCGATCCTCGGCACGCTGCTGTCGTCCCGGCTGAGTTCGCAGTTGGCCGACCGGTTGCCCGGCGCGATCGCTCAGCTTCCGCCGGAGCAGCGGGCCGCTGTCGCGGCCAGCGGCGGCACGAACATCTCGATCAACGACCCGGCGAGCATCATGGCGCTGCCCGATGCGGTCCGGGCCGCCATCCAGGAGTCGTTCGTCGGGTCGCTGCACCTGGTCTTCCTGACCGCCGGGCTGATCGCGATCCTGGCCGTGCTGGTCACCCTGGCGATGCCGAACAGCGTGCTGCGCGGGGCGGGTCCGCAGGGTGCCACCGGTGGCGCCGACCCGCTGGGCGGGAAAGCCCCGTCCCCCGGCGGCAAGCCGCTGACCCGCGAGTCCAAGGACGAGGCCGCCGCCGACATGGAGGCCAAGTCGCAGACGATGATCTGA
- a CDS encoding NUDIX domain-containing protein: protein MSISWADSYVGQLRALAGDRTLMFVGARAVVNDDAGRILLIKRSDNGQWAMPAGAMELGESIADCAVREVREETGLRALRVCAFALYTSPDRTSTNMYGHTYQIFTTAFKVEEWDGQLTRVTDETTDAGFFPRDRFPAPLSPSVIETLADLDVFEKTNRLILK, encoded by the coding sequence GTGAGCATCTCCTGGGCCGACTCGTACGTGGGGCAGCTACGCGCGCTGGCCGGGGACCGGACGCTGATGTTCGTCGGCGCCCGGGCCGTGGTCAACGACGACGCCGGACGAATCCTGCTGATCAAACGCTCGGACAACGGCCAGTGGGCCATGCCGGCCGGGGCGATGGAGCTGGGCGAGTCGATCGCCGACTGCGCGGTCCGCGAGGTCCGTGAGGAGACCGGCCTGCGCGCGCTCCGGGTCTGCGCGTTCGCCCTCTACACCAGCCCGGACCGGACCAGCACCAACATGTACGGGCACACGTACCAGATCTTCACCACGGCGTTCAAGGTGGAGGAGTGGGACGGGCAACTGACCCGGGTCACCGACGAGACCACCGACGCTGGTTTCTTCCCCCGCGACCGGTTCCCCGCCCCGCTCTCCCCCTCGGTCATCGAGACGCTCGCCGATCTGGACGTCTTCGAGAAGACCAACCGGCTCATCCTCAAGTAG
- a CDS encoding glycosyltransferase: MNRPLALGDADKFRADRLVDVLIPTRNRPAELAVTLSGLAAQEGLPGFGVVVSDQSDGEPAYAHPAAATMVRALRHRGHPVLLTRRLPRRGLAEHRAYLLAASAARYVLTLDDDVWLEPGTLRRLVTAIGELGCGFVGNGVHGLSYLDDLRPETHGHYEEWAGPPTPERIRPDTPEWSRARVHSAANLLHITERLALPAGSWRAYKVSWIGGCVLYDRAKLVASGGFEFWRRVQAKHQGEDVAAQLAVLSRHGGAGILPSGAYHLESPTTVTERDVEAWEVVLADEDAAQPA, from the coding sequence GTGAACCGCCCTCTCGCCCTGGGCGATGCCGACAAGTTCCGCGCCGACCGGCTCGTCGACGTGCTGATCCCCACCCGGAACCGGCCCGCCGAGCTGGCGGTCACCCTGAGCGGGCTCGCCGCCCAGGAGGGGCTGCCCGGTTTCGGGGTGGTGGTCAGCGACCAGTCCGACGGGGAGCCGGCGTACGCGCACCCGGCCGCCGCCACGATGGTCCGGGCACTGCGCCACCGTGGTCATCCGGTGCTGCTGACCCGGCGACTGCCCCGGCGCGGGTTGGCCGAACACCGGGCGTACCTGCTCGCCGCCTCGGCCGCCCGGTACGTGTTGACCCTCGACGACGACGTCTGGTTGGAACCGGGGACGCTGCGTCGCCTGGTCACCGCCATCGGTGAGCTGGGCTGCGGCTTTGTCGGAAACGGGGTGCACGGGCTGTCCTACCTCGACGACCTGCGGCCGGAGACGCACGGGCACTACGAGGAGTGGGCCGGCCCGCCGACTCCGGAGCGGATCCGGCCCGACACGCCGGAGTGGAGCCGCGCCCGGGTCCACTCGGCGGCCAACCTGCTGCACATCACCGAGCGGCTGGCGTTGCCGGCGGGGTCGTGGCGGGCGTACAAGGTCTCCTGGATCGGCGGGTGCGTGCTCTACGACAGGGCCAAACTCGTCGCGTCCGGTGGTTTCGAGTTCTGGCGTCGGGTGCAGGCGAAACACCAGGGTGAGGACGTGGCGGCGCAGCTCGCGGTGCTGTCCCGGCACGGCGGGGCGGGCATCCTGCCCAGCGGCGCGTACCACCTGGAGTCGCCCACCACTGTCACCGAGCGGGACGTGGAGGCATGGGAGGTCGTCCTCGCCGACGAGGACGCCGCACAGCCGGCCTGA
- a CDS encoding pyridoxamine 5'-phosphate oxidase family protein, with protein sequence MTVEITSHEELRELLGVPNARAANKDRARLHQRDRDWLGASPFCLMATAGADGSCDVSPKGDPAGFAMVLDDRTIALPERPGNRRADGYRNILDNPHVGLLFLIPGRTDTLRINGRARLVRDAQWFDDMVVKGHRPVLAVVVEIEQIFYHCAKAFLRSALWRPETWQPEALPSRARLIKEVEAPVESLEDLERYYGPDYVKTIYS encoded by the coding sequence GTGACGGTGGAGATCACTTCCCACGAGGAACTGCGCGAGCTGCTGGGCGTACCGAACGCGCGGGCCGCCAACAAGGACCGCGCCCGCCTGCACCAGCGCGACCGTGACTGGCTCGGCGCGTCGCCGTTCTGCCTGATGGCCACGGCCGGGGCGGACGGCAGTTGCGACGTCTCACCCAAGGGCGACCCGGCCGGATTCGCGATGGTGCTGGACGACAGGACCATCGCGCTGCCCGAGCGGCCGGGCAACCGGCGGGCGGACGGCTATCGCAACATCCTCGACAATCCGCACGTCGGGTTGCTCTTCCTGATCCCGGGGCGCACCGACACGCTACGGATCAACGGGCGGGCGCGCCTGGTCCGCGACGCGCAGTGGTTCGACGACATGGTGGTCAAGGGCCACCGGCCGGTGCTCGCCGTGGTGGTGGAGATCGAGCAGATCTTCTACCACTGCGCGAAGGCGTTCCTGCGCTCCGCGCTGTGGCGGCCGGAGACCTGGCAGCCCGAGGCGCTGCCGTCCCGCGCACGCCTGATCAAGGAGGTCGAGGCGCCGGTGGAGAGCCTCGAGGACCTGGAACGGTACTACGGGCCGGACTACGTGAAGACGATCTATTCCTGA
- a CDS encoding type 1 glutamine amidotransferase domain-containing protein, which produces MAATLQGKRIAFLAADGVEEVEYVQPREAVENAGATVELVSLKPGSIQSFNHLDHSKTYDVDVTADQADAAGYDALVLPGGVANPDFLRGDPDAVRFVKAFFDAGKPVAVICHGPWTLIEADVVRGRRITSWPTLRTDLTNAGATWVDEECVTDGNLTSSRKPDDLPAFCQEITKTFA; this is translated from the coding sequence ATGGCAGCGACACTCCAGGGCAAGCGGATCGCCTTCCTGGCCGCCGACGGCGTCGAGGAGGTCGAGTACGTCCAGCCGCGCGAGGCGGTCGAGAACGCCGGCGCGACCGTCGAGCTGGTCTCACTCAAGCCCGGTTCCATCCAGTCCTTCAACCACCTGGACCACTCCAAGACGTACGACGTGGACGTGACCGCCGACCAGGCGGACGCCGCCGGTTACGACGCGTTGGTGCTGCCCGGCGGGGTGGCGAATCCCGACTTCCTGCGCGGCGACCCGGACGCGGTGCGGTTCGTGAAGGCGTTCTTCGACGCGGGCAAGCCGGTGGCGGTGATCTGCCACGGCCCGTGGACGCTGATCGAGGCGGACGTCGTACGGGGGCGGCGCATCACCTCCTGGCCCACCCTGCGTACCGACCTGACGAACGCCGGCGCCACCTGGGTGGACGAGGAGTGCGTGACGGACGGCAACCTCACCAGCAGCCGCAAACCAGACGACCTCCCGGCCTTCTGCCAAGAAATCACAAAAACCTTCGCGTAG
- a CDS encoding Hsp20/alpha crystallin family protein, whose product MSEQQTGGFGRGWRGGRQQGWDPMGELQSLRAELSRLVGGRSGTSDVDLTETSDGWEVVVRLPGVAPEEVAVELDDRELCVRARSEAEVNADHGIPGGFETRGFEYRVDLPSRVDPDTIDAVMDHGLLRVRLPRAKRPAPRTITVGRTGPRSGDLSTGTPMPADPAADREMHRPDTAGEIDRP is encoded by the coding sequence ATGAGCGAGCAGCAGACCGGCGGTTTCGGTCGCGGTTGGCGGGGTGGCCGGCAGCAGGGCTGGGACCCGATGGGCGAGTTGCAGTCGCTGCGCGCCGAGCTGAGTCGCCTGGTCGGCGGCCGGTCCGGCACGTCCGACGTCGACCTGACCGAGACCTCGGACGGCTGGGAGGTCGTCGTCCGGCTGCCGGGAGTGGCGCCGGAGGAGGTGGCTGTCGAGCTGGACGACCGCGAGTTGTGCGTGCGCGCCCGTTCGGAGGCGGAGGTCAACGCCGACCACGGCATCCCGGGCGGCTTCGAGACCCGTGGTTTCGAGTACCGCGTCGACCTGCCGTCCCGAGTCGACCCGGACACCATCGACGCGGTCATGGATCACGGCCTGCTCCGGGTCCGCCTGCCGCGGGCGAAGCGGCCCGCGCCGCGCACCATCACCGTGGGCCGCACCGGGCCGCGCTCCGGCGACCTCTCCACGGGTACGCCGATGCCGGCCGATCCCGCCGCGGACCGGGAGATGCACCGCCCGGACACCGCTGGCGAGATCGACCGCCCGTAG
- a CDS encoding fatty acid--CoA ligase, which translates to MDAPLQISRILDHGAGVHGTAEVVTWTGAEPRRMTYAEVGRAAARLAHGLRDACGVTGDERVATFMWNNNEHLVAYFAVPSMGAVLHTLNIRLFPDQVAYIANHAEDRVVLVDTTLIPLLARVLGELTTVRHVVVVGGGDPALLVAAAGDRITVHHWDDLLADRPDTYDWPEVDEHDAAALCYTSGTTGNPKGVAYSHRSIYLHSLQVCMPEGFGLGPTDRELAIVPMFHAMSWGLPYAAFLSGASLIMPDRFLQAAPIAEMIAAERPTLAGAVPTIWTDLLAYLDSHDVDTSSLGEVIVGGSACPPALMHAFDERHGIDVIHAWGMTEMSPLGSVSRPPAGVTGDEAWRYRYTQGRVPAGVRARIVGPAGEPLPADGQAVGELEVRGPWVTARYVGDDEPDAEKFRDGWLRTGDVGTLSPDGYITLTDRAKDVIKSGGEWISSVELENALMAHPAVLEACVVGVPDERWDERPLATVVVREGASTTAEELRDFLAGSVARWQLPERWAFIDEVPKTSVGKFDKKVVRSRYAGGELTVRELTAP; encoded by the coding sequence ATGGATGCCCCTCTGCAGATCTCCCGGATCCTCGACCACGGGGCAGGGGTGCACGGCACGGCCGAGGTGGTCACCTGGACGGGCGCCGAGCCCCGCCGGATGACGTACGCCGAGGTGGGCCGGGCCGCCGCCCGGCTGGCACACGGGCTGCGCGACGCGTGCGGAGTGACCGGCGACGAGCGGGTCGCCACCTTCATGTGGAACAACAACGAGCACCTGGTGGCCTACTTCGCGGTGCCGAGCATGGGCGCGGTGCTGCACACGCTCAACATCCGACTCTTCCCCGACCAGGTCGCCTACATCGCCAACCACGCCGAGGACCGGGTGGTGCTCGTCGACACCACGCTCATCCCGCTGCTGGCCCGGGTGCTCGGCGAGCTGACCACGGTGCGGCACGTGGTGGTGGTCGGCGGTGGCGACCCGGCCCTGCTGGTCGCGGCGGCGGGTGACCGGATCACCGTGCACCACTGGGACGACCTGCTCGCCGACCGGCCCGACACGTACGACTGGCCGGAGGTGGACGAGCACGACGCGGCAGCGCTCTGCTACACGTCCGGCACCACCGGCAACCCGAAGGGCGTGGCCTACTCGCACCGGTCGATCTACCTGCACTCGTTGCAGGTCTGCATGCCGGAGGGCTTCGGGCTCGGGCCGACCGACCGGGAGCTGGCCATCGTGCCGATGTTCCACGCCATGTCCTGGGGCCTTCCGTACGCGGCCTTCCTGTCCGGCGCGTCGCTAATCATGCCGGACCGCTTCCTCCAGGCCGCCCCGATCGCGGAGATGATCGCCGCGGAGCGGCCCACCCTGGCCGGGGCGGTGCCGACCATCTGGACCGACCTGCTCGCCTACCTGGACAGCCACGACGTGGACACGTCCTCGCTCGGCGAGGTGATCGTCGGTGGGTCGGCCTGCCCGCCGGCGTTGATGCACGCGTTCGACGAGCGGCACGGGATCGACGTCATCCACGCCTGGGGGATGACCGAGATGTCCCCGCTCGGGTCGGTGTCGCGCCCGCCCGCGGGAGTGACGGGCGACGAGGCGTGGCGCTACCGCTACACCCAGGGGCGGGTGCCGGCGGGCGTGCGCGCGCGGATCGTCGGCCCGGCCGGTGAGCCACTGCCCGCCGACGGCCAGGCCGTGGGCGAGCTGGAGGTCCGTGGGCCGTGGGTGACCGCCCGGTACGTCGGCGACGACGAGCCGGACGCCGAGAAGTTCCGCGACGGCTGGCTACGCACCGGTGACGTCGGCACGCTCTCGCCGGACGGGTACATCACGCTCACCGACCGCGCCAAGGACGTGATCAAGTCCGGGGGCGAGTGGATCTCCTCGGTCGAGCTGGAGAACGCGCTGATGGCCCACCCGGCGGTGCTGGAGGCGTGCGTGGTGGGCGTTCCGGACGAGCGGTGGGACGAGCGACCGCTGGCCACCGTCGTGGTCCGGGAGGGCGCGTCGACGACAGCCGAGGAGCTGCGGGACTTCCTGGCCGGGTCGGTGGCGCGCTGGCAGTTGCCCGAGCGCTGGGCCTTCATCGACGAGGTGCCGAAGACCAGCGTGGGCAAGTTCGACAAGAAGGTCGTCCGTTCGCGGTACGCGGGAGGCGAGCTTACTGTCCGGGAGCTGACAGCCCCGTAA